In the Endozoicomonas sp. SCSIO W0465 genome, GGGACAGCTGGACTCGGCAGAAGCCTTTGGTAATATCATCGTCCGTGCCAATCCGGACGGTTCCTTTATCCGCATTCGGGATGTTGCCCGGGTGGAACTGGGCGCGCAGAGTTATGGTGGTGTCGCCAAACTGGACAACGCAGCGACCACTTTCCTGGTCATTTATCAGCAACCCGATGCCAACGCCATGAATGTAGCCAAAGATGTCAAGGCGCTGATGGAAGAGCTGGAGAAAAACTTCCCGGAGGACATGGAATACACCATCAAATTCGACACCACCGAATTTATCGATGAATCCATCAACGAGGTCGTGCAAACGCTGTTTGAAGCGGTATTGCTGGTTATCCTGGTGGTCTTCCTGTTCCTGCAGAACTGGCGGGCAACACTGATCCCCTCCATCGCCATCCCGGTCTCCCTGATCGGTACCTTTGCGGTGATGAAAGTCCTGGGCTTCTCCATCAACACCATCAGCCTGTTCGGCCTGGTGCTGGCTATCGGTATTGTGGTAGACGATGCCATCGTGGTTATTGAGAACGTGGAACGTCTCATCACCAAAGAGGGACTGTCCCCCAAAGAAGCCACCAGCAAGGCGATGCAGGAAGTATCAGGTCCAATCGTTGCCACCACCCTGGTATTGCTGGCAGTATTTATCCCGGTTGCCTTTATGCCCGGCATCACTGGCGGGCTGTATACCCAGTTCGCAGTGACTATCTCTGTGGCTGTGTTGATATCCTCCATCAACGCCCTGACCCTCAGCCCGGCGCTTTGCGTCGTTCTGCTCAAGCAGGGTTCTCTTGGCCAGATCAACTGGCTGAAGCCGGTAGACACCTTTATCCAGAAGCTGACCGGTGGTTATGAGGGCTGGGTAAAAGCGTTGCTGCGCCGTTCCGTGATCGCCGTTGGTTTACTGTTGGTGATGCTTGCCAGTGCCGGCTATCTGTTTACCACCACTCCGGGCGGTTTTGTGCCCAACGAGGACCAGGGATTTTTTGCCGTCAATATCCAGCTGCCAGATGCCGCATCTCTCAACAGGACCGAGGCTCTGATGAATGAAATCACTGATATGATCCTCTCGGAAGATGGGGTCGATATTGTGAATACCGTCTCCGGCTTCAGTATTTTCAGCGGCGCAAGCAGTAATGCGGCACTGGCCATTGTCGTTCTTGATCCATGGTCAGAACGCCAGACACCAGAGCTCCATCAGGACGCCATTCTGCAGCGAATCCAGGCCAAAATGTGGAGTGTACAGGAAGCCCAGATTATGGCCTTTGCCTTCCCGCCTATTCCCGGCCTTGGCAGTTCCGGTGGTTTTGACTTCCGTCTGCAGGACACCATGGGTCGCTCACCACAGGAGCTGGCTCAAGTATTAAACGGATTGATCTATCAGGCGAACCAGCAGCCGGAGCTAAGCCAGGTTTTCTCCACCTGGCAGGCTAATGTGCCCCAGTACTTTCTGAATGTGGACCGGAACAAGGCCAAGGCTCAGGATATTTCACTGACCGATATTTTTAACACGCTGCAAACTCAGCTTGGTTCCCTCTACATCAATGACTTTACCCTGCTGGGCCAGAACTACCAGGTAAACCTGCAGGCAGAGAGTCAGGATCGGGCTGAACCGGCGGACTTGAGCAAATTCTATATTCGCAACAGCCAGAATGAAATGGTGCCACTGAACACCGTCGCTACCCTGACACCAGCGCTTGGCCCCAGCAGTATTAACCACTACAACCTGTACCAATCCGCTAATATCAGTGGCCAGGCCGCCTCCGGTTTCAGCTCCGGTGATGCCATTGAGGCCATGGACCGGCTGGGCAACAATCTGCCCTCAGGATACACCTATGCCTGGTCCGGCCAGTCACTACAGGAAATTGAAGCAGGCAATCTGGCTCCGATCCTGTTTGCCATGTGCTTCCTGTTTGCCTACCTGTTCCTGGTGGCACAGTATGAAAGCTGGACCATGCCACTGGCGATTATCAGTGCCGTGCCCATTGCCGCCTTCGGTGCCATTTCCGGTATTAATATCATGCGCGAGTGGTACCCGGCCCTGGCTAACGACATCTATGCCCAGATCGGGATGGTACTGCTGATCGGTATTGCAGCAAAAACCGCGATACTTATTGTCGAGTTTGCCATGGATCAGCGCCGTGCCGGCCACAGCATTTTTGATTCTGCGGTCAATGCTGCCGGTCTGCGTTTCCGTGCCGTTCTGATGACTGCGCTGTCATTTATCCTGGGCGTAATGCCGCTGGTACTGGCTACCGGTGCCGGCGCTGCCAGTCGTCAGATCATCGGTATTACCGTGGTTTCCGGCATGATTGCCGCCACCTTCTTCGGTACTCTGCTGATTCCGGTGTTCTACCTGCTGCTGCAACGGCTGCGCGAATACTTTGA is a window encoding:
- a CDS encoding efflux RND transporter permease subunit; its protein translation is MISQFFINRPKFAFVISIVITLVGLIALNTLPVSMFPEITPPQITISASYPGADSETLETSVMRPIEEQVNGVEGMIYMDSTAYNNGSVSITVTFESGVDQDIAMVNVQNRVSAAEPSLPEQVRRLGINVRKQSSNMLLGVNLLSPDKTFDGIYLSNYASNYLADPMTRINGVAKAEVMGAMTYSMRVWLNPTRMASLGVTTTDISSAINEQNAIVAAGQLGQAPNQVDQQFTYTIRTQGQLDSAEAFGNIIVRANPDGSFIRIRDVARVELGAQSYGGVAKLDNAATTFLVIYQQPDANAMNVAKDVKALMEELEKNFPEDMEYTIKFDTTEFIDESINEVVQTLFEAVLLVILVVFLFLQNWRATLIPSIAIPVSLIGTFAVMKVLGFSINTISLFGLVLAIGIVVDDAIVVIENVERLITKEGLSPKEATSKAMQEVSGPIVATTLVLLAVFIPVAFMPGITGGLYTQFAVTISVAVLISSINALTLSPALCVVLLKQGSLGQINWLKPVDTFIQKLTGGYEGWVKALLRRSVIAVGLLLVMLASAGYLFTTTPGGFVPNEDQGFFAVNIQLPDAASLNRTEALMNEITDMILSEDGVDIVNTVSGFSIFSGASSNAALAIVVLDPWSERQTPELHQDAILQRIQAKMWSVQEAQIMAFAFPPIPGLGSSGGFDFRLQDTMGRSPQELAQVLNGLIYQANQQPELSQVFSTWQANVPQYFLNVDRNKAKAQDISLTDIFNTLQTQLGSLYINDFTLLGQNYQVNLQAESQDRAEPADLSKFYIRNSQNEMVPLNTVATLTPALGPSSINHYNLYQSANISGQAASGFSSGDAIEAMDRLGNNLPSGYTYAWSGQSLQEIEAGNLAPILFAMCFLFAYLFLVAQYESWTMPLAIISAVPIAAFGAISGINIMREWYPALANDIYAQIGMVLLIGIAAKTAILIVEFAMDQRRAGHSIFDSAVNAAGLRFRAVLMTALSFILGVMPLVLATGAGAASRQIIGITVVSGMIAATFFGTLLIPVFYLLLQRLREYFDPNKANC